A single window of Eucalyptus grandis isolate ANBG69807.140 chromosome 1, ASM1654582v1, whole genome shotgun sequence DNA harbors:
- the LOC104433396 gene encoding uncharacterized protein LOC104433396 produces MDLTVAEADSVAEAELNFSMSIGVGDQFDNYKWPRNLARGILQKLCNATEFVVGCWFLQVLSLLENGDLPPLLPNCKSLILNTRCQSLECHGILNMIESSPQVEKLVIKMIQPFWKRLEFDRDCKALAISTHSTHRYSGPLKRKNKLKCLDQHLRRVDIVRFDPRDRRSSSFLGLVEFILEEARVLDKMLINTCKVKADGSNSVETPNARKLLEVSQSILRHRRASENARVILYFD; encoded by the exons ATGGACCTGACGGTGGCCGAGGCCGACTCCGTGGCCGAGGCTGAGTTGAATTTCTCCATGAGCATCGGTGTCGGCGATCAGTTTGATAACTACAAATGGCCACGCAACTTGGCAAGGGGTATTCTTCAGAAGCTGTGCAATGCTACTGAATTTGTAGTTGGGTGTTGGTTCCTTCAG GTTCTGTCGCTTTTGGAGAACGGAGATTTGCCTCCTCTGCTTCCCAATTGCAAATCTCTTATTCTAAACACTCGTTGTCAATCATTGGAATGTCACGGTATATTGAACATGATAGAAAGTTCACCACAGGTGGAGAAATTGGTCATCAAGATGATTCAACCATTCTGGAAGCGG CTTGAGTTCGATAGGGACTGCAAGGCATTGGCCATCAGTACGCACAGTACGCACAGATACTCGGGACCCTTAAAGAGGAAGAATAAACTCAAATGCTTGGATCAACACTTGAGGCGGGTCGACATCGTTCGGTTTGATCCTAGGGATCGCCGCTCGAGCAGCTTTCTTGGCCTGGTGGAGTTTATCCTTGAAGAGGCGCGCGTCTTGGATAAGATGCTCATCAACACTTGTAAGGTCAAGGCTGATGGATCGAATTCTGTGGAGACTCCCAATGCTCGCAAATTGCTCGAAGTTTCCCAGTCAATTCTACGCCATCGAAGGGCTTCCGAGAACGCTCGAGTGATACTTTATTTTGACTAG
- the LOC104433402 gene encoding protein LURP-one-related 8, with protein sequence MTKVHPNAAAAAAAAVQAAAPARAFSLSYGKEEVLTVWKKSLLLNCNGFTVFDCKGNLVFRVDNYLAGNKGEVVLMDAAGKPLLTVRRKRLSLSDNWQVFDGEAAANPRFTARKNANLLNNKGLAQVSNGTAGGGASGSGSSSPSSAPSSPSSSWSPRSGGRNVAYEIEGSYAQRRCTVYDATRRVVAEIRQKEAVGSDVFRLVVQPGMDRSVAMALVILLDQMFGSSRRFSS encoded by the exons ATGACAAAGGTACATCCGaacgctgccgccgccgccgccgccgcagtcCAGGCCGCCGCCCCGGCGAGGGCCTTCTCCCTGTCGTACGGGAAGGAGGAGGTCCTGACGGTGTGGAAGAAGTCGTTGCTCCTCAACTGCAACGGCTTCACCGTGTTCGACTGCAAGGGCAACCTCGTCTTCCGGGTCGACAACTACCTCGCCGGCAACAAGGGCGAGGTCGTCCTCATGGACGCCGCCGGCAAGCCTCTCCTCACCGTCCGCCGCAAG AGGTTGAGCCTCAGCGACAACTGGCAGGTCTTcgacggcgaggcggcggcgaaCCCCCGCTTCACGGCGAGGAAGAACGCCAACCTCCTCAACAACAAGGGCCTGGCCCAGGTGAGCAACGGGACGGCCGGCGGCGGGGCCTCCGGGAGCGGGAGCTCGTCGCCGTCCTCGGCGCCCTcctcgccctcctcctcctggTCCCCGCGGAGCGGCGGCCGGAACGTGGCGTACGAGATCGAGGGCTCCTATGCGCAGCGGCGGTGCACCGTGTACGACGCCACGCGACGGGTGGTGGCGGAGATACGGCAGAAGGAGGCGGTCGGGAGCGACGTGTTCCGGCTGGTGGTGCAGCCGGGGATGGACAGGTCGGTGGCCATGGCCCTCGTCATCCTGCTCGACCAGATGTTCGGCTCTTCCAGGCGCTTCTCGAGCTGA
- the LOC104433418 gene encoding probable serine/threonine-protein kinase PBL8, producing MGNCGTREESAVVANAHAQVQQLQILSPLPVKNPPERKHSRSTSDLSDCSTPRNFEDSRKNAVLYTHVIAFTLYELETITKSFRSDYILGEGGFGTVYKGYIDENVRVGLKSLPVAVKVLNKEGLQGHREWLTEVNFLGQLRHPNLVKLIGYCCEEDHRLLVYEFMFRGSLENHLFRKATVPLSWATRMMIALGAAKGLAFLHNAERPVIYRDFKTSNILLDSDYTAKLSDFGLAKAGPQGDETHVSTRVMGTYGYAAPEYVMTGHLTARSDVYSFGVVLLELLTGRKSFDKTRPSKEQNLVDWARPKLNDKRKLLQIIDPRLENQYSARAAQKACSLAYYCLSQNPKARPLMSDVVETLEPLQGSNDGVNEMPLTLGVGGSFPMGGVSDYRTRRRFVSNVGPGANCRSPNPNCSPGGPAACRVR from the exons ATGGGCAATTGCGGTACTAGAGAAGAATCCGCCGTTGTGGCTAATGCGCATGCGCAAG TCCAACAACTTCAAATATTATCTCCATTGCCCGTTAAAAACCCACCAGAGAGAAAGCATAGCCGCTCCACGTCAGATCTGAGTGATTGTTCGACCCCCAGAAACTTTGAGGACTCAAGAAAAAATGCTGTGCTCTACACCCATGTGATTGCGTTCACACTTTATGAACTCGAGACTATTACCAAGAGTTTCCGCTCCGATTACATCCTGGGGGAGGGTGGATTTGGGACTGTGTACAAAGGTTATATTGATGAGAATGTGAGGGTTGGCCTTAAATCTCTTCCGGTTGCTGTTAAGGTTCTCAACAAGGAAGGTCTTCAGGGCCACCGGGAATGGCTT ACCGAGGTCAACTTTCTTGGACAGCTTAGACATCCAAATCTGGTGAAATTGATTGGTTATTGCTGCGAGGAAGATCACAGACTACTTGTGTATGAGTTTATGTTCCGAGGGAGTCTTGAGAACCACCTATTCCGAA AAGCAACTGTTCCTTTATCATGGGCTACAAGGATGATGATTGCTCTTGGGGCTGCCAAAGGACTTGCTTTCCTTCACAATGCAGAAAGACCAGTCATCTATCGGGACTTCAAAACCTCAAATATACTTTTGGACTCT GATTATACAGCAAAGCTTTCAGACTTTGGACTTGCAAAAGCTGGGCCTCAGGGTGATGAGACTCATGTATCAACCCGTGTTATGGGAACGTATGGTTATGCTGCCCCTGAGTATGTAATGACTG GTCACTTAACAGCGCGGAGCGACGTGtacagctttggagttgttctATTGGAACTTTTGACTGGGAGGAAGTCCTTTGACAAGACCAGACCAAGCAAGGAGCAGAACTTGGTTGACTGGGCCCGGCCCAAACTGAacgacaaaagaaaattgttgcaAATAATCGATCCAAGATTGGAGAATCAGTATTCAGCAAGAGCGGCTCAAAAGGCATGCAGTTTAGCCTACTATTGTCTGAGCCAGAACCCCAAAGCAAGACCCCTAATGAGCGATGTCGTTGAAACCTTGGAACCTCTACAAGGTAGTAATGATGGTGTAAATGAAATGCCATTGACACTCGGAGTTGGCGGTTCCTTTCCAATGGGTGGAGTTTCTGATTATCGGACCCGTCGCCGGTTCGTAAGCAATGTGGGTCCTGGTGCTAACTGCCGGTCTCCAAACCCTAACTGTTCACCGGGTGGCCCTGCAGCATGTCGAGTGAGATGA
- the LOC104433410 gene encoding 50S ribosomal protein L17, chloroplastic — protein sequence MAMVACGCSSTDARWSMASLKSALPSLPPLPRTAAAAAAASKAPPPSVRFFSVAKRTSFSLPRGPRLQLGSFAGLSPLNPLLSLGLSDNDSYEHNFTLIDNGSRVFAMRHGRRVPKLNRPPDQRRALIRGLTTQLLKHGRIKTTRARASAIRKYVDKMITLAKDGSLHKRRQALGFIYEKQIVHALFAEVPDRYGERNGGYTRIIRTLPRRGDNAPMAYIELV from the exons ATGGCGATGGTGGCCTGCGGATGCAGTTCTACCGATGCCCGATGGAGCATGGCGTCTCTCAAGTCGGCTctcccttccctccctccccttcccaggacggcggcggcggcggcggcggcttctaaggctcctcctccttccgtcCGGTTCTTCTCCGTCGCCAAGAGgacctccttctctctccctcgcgGGCCCCGGTTGCAGCTGGGCTCGTTCGCGGGGCTGTCCCCGCTCAATCCCCTTCTCTCCCTCGGACTGTCTG ATAACGATAGCTATGAACACAACTTCACCCTCATTGACAACGGCTCTCGAGTTTTTGCTATGAGGCATGGCAGGCGGgttcccaagctcaataggccCCCTGACCAGCGACGTGCACTAATTCGTGGCCTCACAACTCAGCTTCTCAAACATGGTCGGATCAAGACCACCAGAGCAAGGGCCAGTGCCATTAGGAAGTACGTGGACAAGATGATTACTTTGGCAAAGGATGGATCTCTTCACAAAAGAAGACAAGCCCTTGGCTTTATCTATGAAAAGCAGATTGTTCATGCTTTATTTGCTGAAGTCCCAGACAGGTATGGAGAAAGAAATGGTGGCTATACCAGAATCATTAGAACTCTGCCAAGGCGAGGGGACAATGCACCTATGGCATATATTGAGCTTGTCTAG